The Barnesiella intestinihominis YIT 11860 genome includes a window with the following:
- the secA gene encoding preprotein translocase subunit SecA has product MGFNDLLKKLFGNKSQRDLKEIEPYIQKIKAISPELEKLSNDELRHRIDVVKQHIQDSVADDRKRIAELKEHVETLDYDKRESTWEEIDKIEKEILKKIEDVLDESLPEVFAVMKETARRFSQNETVEVTANDFDRSLAVDHDFIHIEGDKAIYANHWMAGGNEVVWDMVHYDVQLIGGVVLHKGKIAEMATGEGKTLVATLPVFLNALSGNGVHVVTVNDYLSKRDSEWMGPLYMFHGLSVDCIDKHEPNSEARRNAYNADITFGTNNEFGFDYLRDNMASSPLDLVQRMHNYAIVDEVDSVLIDDARTPLIISGPTPKGDDQMFEQFQPKVEELVKMQRNLVTKLLAEAKIKIASDDKKIREEGAVLLYRCFKGLPKNGALIKYLSEPGIKPLLLETEAIYMADNNRRMPEITDDLYFVIDEKNNGIDMTDKGLDVMTGKSDDPNFFVLPNISELLSDLENQGLSPEEKQAKKDGILQDYAIKAERVHTVNQLLKAYTLFELNDQYVVIDNKVKIVDEQTGRIMEGRRYSDGLHQAIEAKEHVKVEAATQTFATITLQNYFRMYHKLAGMTGTAETEAGEFWDIYKLDVVTIPTNKPVARIDMNDRVYKTKRAKYNAVIEEIVKMVEAGRPVLVGTTSVEISELLSRMLTLRKIKHNVLNAKLHQREAEIVAQAGQTGTVTIATNMAGRGTDIKLSPAVREAGGLAIIGTERHESRRVDRQLRGRAGRQGDPGSSVFFVSFEDTVMRLFATDRVVKMLDRLGLKEDEMIEHNMVSKSIENAQRRVEENNFGIRKRLLEYDDVMNAQRNVIYTKRHHALMGERIGIDIMNMFYDTIESLADTYDGTSDYEDLSMEMFKIFAVEMPFDEEKFRSMKKSEVIDSLYEAVVATFKRKGDRMAEIAHMNIKPFVEQRGLSTGMIRVPITDGKRVFGIACDINEAYKSESQSVVKQFQKAVLLMTIDEAWKEHLRELDQLRQSVQNASYEQKDPLLIYKLESFNLFKEMVETMNRKAIAVLMRGQIYIQEPQDVREAAPERREDYSKYRTQKDDYPGQSAQAAAAAAPQQPRVTEPIKAAPRVGRNDPCPCGSGKKYKNCHGKGL; this is encoded by the coding sequence ATGGGATTTAATGATTTATTAAAAAAGCTGTTCGGTAATAAGTCGCAGCGCGATTTAAAAGAAATAGAGCCTTACATTCAGAAAATAAAGGCTATTTCGCCCGAACTTGAAAAATTGTCGAACGATGAGTTGCGTCACCGTATCGATGTGGTGAAACAACATATTCAGGATTCGGTGGCCGATGACCGTAAACGTATCGCCGAACTGAAAGAGCATGTAGAAACGCTCGATTACGATAAACGCGAGTCTACATGGGAAGAAATCGATAAAATCGAGAAAGAGATATTGAAAAAAATAGAAGATGTTCTCGACGAATCGCTTCCCGAAGTTTTCGCCGTGATGAAAGAGACGGCGCGTCGATTCAGCCAAAATGAAACTGTCGAGGTTACGGCAAATGATTTTGACCGGAGCTTGGCGGTAGACCATGATTTTATACATATCGAAGGCGACAAAGCTATTTATGCCAATCACTGGATGGCCGGTGGTAACGAGGTCGTTTGGGACATGGTACACTACGATGTGCAGCTGATCGGCGGTGTCGTGTTGCATAAGGGTAAAATCGCCGAGATGGCTACTGGTGAGGGTAAGACTCTGGTCGCTACGCTCCCTGTATTCTTGAATGCTTTGTCGGGCAATGGCGTACATGTGGTAACCGTGAACGACTACCTTTCGAAACGTGACTCCGAGTGGATGGGGCCTCTTTATATGTTCCACGGTTTGTCGGTGGATTGTATCGACAAGCACGAGCCGAACTCCGAAGCCCGTCGTAATGCATATAACGCCGATATTACATTCGGTACGAACAACGAATTCGGTTTCGACTACTTGCGTGACAATATGGCCAGCTCTCCGCTCGACTTGGTACAGCGCATGCACAACTATGCGATTGTCGATGAGGTCGACTCTGTGTTGATTGATGATGCACGTACGCCGTTGATTATATCCGGTCCTACCCCCAAAGGCGATGACCAGATGTTCGAGCAGTTCCAGCCCAAAGTGGAAGAATTGGTGAAGATGCAGCGAAACTTGGTTACGAAGTTGTTGGCCGAAGCCAAGATTAAGATAGCTTCCGATGATAAAAAGATTCGTGAGGAAGGAGCCGTACTGTTGTATCGTTGTTTCAAAGGATTACCTAAGAACGGGGCGCTTATCAAATATTTGAGCGAACCGGGTATTAAACCTTTGTTGCTCGAAACCGAGGCTATCTATATGGCAGATAACAACCGTCGTATGCCTGAGATTACGGACGACCTCTATTTTGTAATCGATGAAAAGAATAACGGTATCGATATGACCGACAAAGGTCTCGATGTGATGACCGGGAAATCGGACGATCCTAATTTCTTCGTATTGCCGAATATCAGCGAGCTGCTTTCCGACCTTGAAAATCAAGGACTTTCTCCCGAAGAAAAACAAGCCAAAAAAGACGGAATCTTGCAAGATTACGCGATCAAGGCCGAGCGGGTTCATACGGTGAATCAGCTGTTAAAGGCGTATACCCTTTTCGAATTGAACGACCAATATGTGGTAATCGATAATAAAGTGAAAATCGTTGATGAGCAAACGGGGCGTATCATGGAAGGCCGCCGCTACTCCGATGGTTTGCACCAAGCTATCGAGGCGAAAGAGCACGTTAAGGTAGAGGCCGCTACGCAGACTTTTGCGACGATTACTTTGCAGAACTATTTCCGTATGTATCACAAGCTGGCCGGTATGACCGGTACTGCCGAGACCGAAGCCGGGGAGTTCTGGGATATTTATAAACTCGATGTCGTGACGATTCCTACCAATAAGCCGGTAGCTCGTATCGATATGAACGACCGGGTATATAAAACCAAACGGGCGAAATACAACGCCGTCATCGAAGAAATCGTGAAAATGGTAGAAGCAGGTCGTCCTGTATTGGTAGGTACGACTTCGGTCGAAATATCGGAATTGTTGAGCCGTATGTTGACTTTGCGTAAGATTAAACACAATGTATTGAACGCCAAGTTGCACCAACGCGAGGCCGAGATCGTGGCACAAGCCGGACAAACAGGTACGGTCACGATCGCTACCAACATGGCCGGTCGTGGAACCGATATCAAGCTCTCGCCGGCCGTGCGTGAAGCCGGAGGTTTGGCGATTATCGGAACCGAGCGTCACGAATCCCGTCGTGTAGACCGTCAGTTGCGTGGTCGTGCCGGTCGTCAGGGTGACCCCGGTTCTTCGGTGTTCTTCGTTTCGTTCGAAGATACGGTTATGCGTCTGTTCGCTACCGATCGGGTAGTGAAAATGCTCGACCGTCTGGGTCTTAAAGAAGACGAGATGATCGAACACAATATGGTTTCCAAGTCCATCGAGAATGCCCAACGCCGGGTAGAGGAGAATAACTTCGGAATCCGTAAGCGATTGCTCGAATACGACGATGTGATGAATGCACAGCGTAATGTGATTTATACCAAGCGTCACCATGCTTTGATGGGAGAACGTATCGGCATCGATATTATGAATATGTTCTATGACACGATAGAGTCTTTGGCCGATACCTATGACGGTACGAGCGATTACGAAGACTTGTCGATGGAGATGTTCAAGATTTTTGCCGTGGAAATGCCTTTCGATGAGGAGAAATTCCGCTCCATGAAAAAGAGCGAAGTGATCGACAGCCTTTATGAGGCCGTTGTCGCTACCTTTAAGCGCAAAGGCGACCGTATGGCCGAGATCGCTCACATGAATATAAAACCGTTTGTGGAACAACGGGGATTATCCACGGGTATGATACGAGTGCCCATTACCGATGGCAAGCGTGTATTCGGTATTGCTTGCGATATAAACGAAGCCTATAAGAGTGAGTCGCAATCGGTCGTTAAGCAATTCCAGAAAGCCGTGTTGCTTATGACGATCGACGAGGCTTGGAAAGAGCATCTTCGTGAGCTCGACCAATTGCGTCAATCTGTGCAAAATGCCAGCTACGAACAGAAAGATCCGCTGTTGATTTATAAACTCGAATCGTTCAATCTTTTCAAGGAGATGGTCGAGACGATGAACCGGAAAGCCATCGCTGTTCTCATGCGGGGACAGATTTATATTCAGGAACCGCAAGATGTGCGTGAAGCAGCTCCCGAACGAAGGGAAGATTACAGCAAGTATCGTACTCAAAAAGACGATTATCCCGGCCAGTCAGCACAAGCTGCCGCTGCGGCTGCTCCTCAACAGCCCCGGGTCACCGAGCCGATTAAGGCTGCACCACGTGTGGGGCGTAACGATCCTTGTCCTTGCGGTAGTGGTAAGAAATATAAAAATTGTCACGGGAAAGGACTTTAA